A window of the Haloarcula litorea genome harbors these coding sequences:
- the guaA gene encoding glutamine-hydrolyzing GMP synthase, producing the protein MVDVDSFITDAKAEIAEQVGDAEAVIALSGGVDSSTAAALAYEAIGDQLTPVYVDTGLMRKGETEQIRETFDYMDSLRIVDAQDRFLDALGDETDPEEKRHIIGEQFIREFETVAKDVGAEYLVQGTIYPDRIESEGTIKSHHNVGGLPDVVDFEGIVEPMRDLYKDEVREVARELDLEEIISERMPFPGPGLAVRIIGEVTEEKLEVAREANHVVEEELEEYEPWQALAAVIGKATGVKGDNRVHGWVVAVRSVESRDGMTARAQELDWDTLQRIQSRITGAHENVARVVYDVTHKPPATIEYE; encoded by the coding sequence ATGGTCGACGTCGACTCCTTCATCACGGATGCGAAAGCCGAGATCGCCGAGCAGGTCGGCGACGCCGAGGCCGTCATCGCGCTGTCGGGCGGCGTCGACTCCTCGACGGCCGCCGCCCTGGCCTACGAGGCCATCGGCGACCAGCTCACGCCCGTCTACGTCGACACCGGCCTGATGCGGAAAGGCGAGACCGAACAGATCCGCGAGACCTTCGACTACATGGACTCGCTGCGGATCGTCGACGCACAGGACCGCTTCCTCGACGCGCTGGGCGACGAGACCGACCCCGAGGAGAAACGCCACATCATCGGCGAGCAGTTCATCCGGGAGTTCGAGACGGTCGCGAAGGACGTGGGGGCCGAGTACCTCGTCCAGGGGACCATCTACCCCGACCGCATCGAGAGCGAGGGGACGATCAAGTCCCACCACAACGTCGGCGGCCTCCCCGACGTGGTCGACTTCGAGGGCATCGTCGAGCCGATGCGGGACCTCTACAAGGACGAGGTCCGCGAGGTGGCCCGCGAGCTCGACTTAGAGGAGATCATCTCCGAGCGGATGCCGTTCCCCGGCCCCGGCCTCGCCGTCCGCATCATCGGCGAGGTGACCGAGGAGAAACTGGAGGTGGCCCGCGAGGCCAACCACGTCGTCGAGGAGGAGTTAGAGGAGTACGAGCCCTGGCAGGCGCTCGCGGCGGTCATCGGCAAAGCGACGGGCGTCAAGGGCGACAACCGCGTCCACGGCTGGGTCGTCGCCGTCCGGTCGGTCGAATCGCGGGACGGGATGACCGCCCGCGCCCAGGAACTGGACTGGGACACGCTCCAGCGCATCCAGAGCCGCATCACCGGGGCACACGAGAACGTCGCCCGGGTCGTCTACGACGTGACCCACAAACCGCCCGCGACCATCGAGTACGAATGA